tgtattattttgcTTTGTTTCTTTAGATActttttctgacatcggactcggacttctttaaaactgagtttactgtacgtattgctgtgtgtttgtttttttcagcattggctacaggtataggggaAGTGTTGAAATCTCACAAAAAATGACTTACACCGCCGCATTTCTgtgactgtcacaagtcaggcCTCTGGCCCATGTcagtcttgtatgctttttaattttagttcatctATATATATGGATTAGAGTTTAGTATGGCCTTGTAAAacttgtacacatttttgtttatgggccagctgaagcactactttgggtgcgggattttctcgctgtgttgaagacccattggtggccttcggttgaaTTTTGCTCTTTTGTTGGgattgttgtgtctttgacacattccccatgtccattctcaattttgatcactgatatttttttcaatttatgcaAATTACAGATTAAATTACTCCgttcaaaagaaaatatgttttatatctAAACACTACACTAGCTGCTTTAAGTATGGCGTTCTTAAAACACTTTGATCTAGAATTTAAGTCTAGTCATGTATTATGTGTAGTTATACAGTTTAAGTTTGTGTCAAAATTTCCAGGATGAccaattaagatttttattttgaaactttcCCAATAAGATAAAACCAACAATTATTTCACATGTAAACAAATCCTTTAACAATGAGTGTCAGGAAATTAAGTACCTTGAATTATTTACTCAATTTCCATTAAAATGTCCATGGTCAATTGAATCAAAgtacatttattgaaaaataccCAAAAGTGATTGGTAATTCATGCGATCGGCGAAAGTCTGGGTAAAAGTTATCAAGATCGGATCATGTACATTTGACTTCAAAAAGCCGTGAAATCAATCGATAATCTAGGATTCTGTATATTGATTGAGGGAACTATTAGCTTTGAGTCACAAtatgaagatttttgtaaagtgtGTGCAGCGATTGCATACCATTGTATTTGACGGTAAAAAGTCGTGATTATGAAGAACTGAGCAGTTTGACACAGACACAATGAAGATCGTTATAACCAGACCGATTTCAAAAGGGACACAAATGAGAAAATAGTCTGATCCAGTGACATGTTGATCTGCCTGCTAAAAAATCTCGTTAAGTGGTTGTCTTTAAGGGTTATCTGTCTTTGTAtctctcatatttgaaaatacGTATTTAAGACAAATGATCCGTGCTTTtctttagaactgttctagactCATCCGTTTCCTTAGAAATGTGAAACTGTTTGATAATCTTCTACCAAAGAATgtatatggaagtgtttaacgaccttgactggctatacagcacTCGCACGGTCGGTTACCAAAGAAGAAAAGGGAGAACTAAGGATGAAGATGTGGACAACACCTGACTATGGATTGTGACTTCCTGATAAAAAGTATCGGGTAAATGAACATTAGTTAAGCTTACTCGTTTCAATGTTTAACTCCAAATGGTCTAGATCCCCTGATACTGTAAATAGGTAGTCTTCGAAGGCATCAGGATCTTCAATTGTCAGAAAAATTGCTGATTTACCAACTGCAGTGTTCTCTTCAAGTTCTGTTTCGTTTTCATTCGTCCTGATAATAATTTCAGTGTCTGCAATACAAATTATCAGCTATTTGGAAATTGATATTAAACGATTTTAAGAACTGTCTAGCGTCAATGTAGAAGGTTGTATGGAACCGTTATTGTAGTTAGTCtagtatgtttttaattgtagttcatttatatgctttGGAGGTTAGTATTACACCATTTCCACTGAACTAGAAACACTTTTATTTAGGGGCTAGCTGAGGCCGACCTCCgagtgtgggattttctcgctgcgttgaagacccattggtggcattcgactgttatctgctctttggtcggattgttgtctctttgacatattccccatttccattctcaattttataatataactAAATTTGTCATGATTAGTCTCGTGAAAATGGTTTTACTCAAGTTATCCTCAAATCCACCTTCGCTTTTCTCGTTTTACCTATTTTTAtcaatgcatttatatatttctaagcttttggacaattttaaatcttttagaATTATATGTTATCGACATGCTATCATTCATGATGATTAgatgaaaaagataaaaacatagTTTTTTTAGACATCTTAACAGAAgataaatatttatgatatattgatatatacatTTCTACCCATTTACATTCAGTGAAAATTAATGTTTTCCGCAATAACATATTTGAGAGACATATAAGAGACCCCATGTGTTCGATTATCCAACAATGTGTATCTGACGCTAACCTTTAGCAGCATAATTCAGCGATCGGGTCTCGAGTACCGATAATGTTACTTTATTCTATTCAGATTCTGTTCTTTCTTGTATAGTTTCTTCTCCTTTTCGTAAAAACTTCCAATTTAGTAACCAATTTTAGCCAATAGAATATTAGTAACATAATCAGGAAACCAATCAAAAGAtgtctttttgtcgagccttcgactttagtcgaaaaagcgagactaagcgatcctacattacgtcgtcgtcggcggcgtccacaaatattcactctgtggttaaagtttttgaaattttaataactttcttaaactatactgaatttctaccaaacttggacagaagcttgtttatgatcataagaaagtatccagaagtaaattttgtaaaaataaaattccattttttccgtattttacttataaatggacttagtttttctgtgaggaaacattacattcactctgtggttaaagtttttaaaattttaataactttcataaactatccttgatatgtaccaaactaggacagaagcttgtttatgatcataagatagtatcaagaagaaaatgttgtaaaaataaatttccacttttccgtattttacttataaatggacttagtttttctgcgaggaaacattacattcactctgtggttaaagtttttaaaattttaataactttcataaactattcttgatttgtaccaaacttggacagaagcttgtttatgatcataagatagtatcaagaagaaaattttgtaaaaataactttccacttttccgtattttacttataaatggacttagtttttttgccagaaacaaaacattcactctgtggtataagtttttaaaatttttataatgttcttaaactatcctggatttctaccaaacttagacaaaagcttatttctgatcataagatattattcagaagtaaattttataaaaaaaaaattcactttttccgtattttacttataaatggacttagtttttcttccagttaacattacatacagtctgcagttaaagtttataaaacatttattagattcataaactatcctggattttttttaccaaacttggaagcttctttcaatcaaaagacagtatcgtgagggaaatttttattgatgtttttcctcatttttgttgagtctgcgattaacagaaaaagtaggcgagacaccgggttccgtggaacccttacgaattttttatttaatgaaactAATAGCTTTGTGTCGTGATGCGAGGCAATTATGAGACACTAAACTGTAATGATGGTAAAGGAACGGATAAGAGTAGACGATCCTACTTCAAGTTTTGCTTCAATTCTGAAGCTTCATTCTTGATTTAAAACACGCTTCTTAAAATATACTTACTATTTTTAGTTGTAAATTTTAGAGCCCATGCTTTATTAGCGATAGGGGACGTAGACGAAATGTCGATCGTTTCACCAGTTTCCAGTTCTCCTGAATACGTTACTTGTCTTGTTGTCTGTGGACAGTCACTTCGTGTAGTGGTTGTACATGTCGCATACGATATTATGTTGGCACCAGACGAGTAcctatagattttaaaaaaaactagtGTACTccatttagttattttttttaatgtcgtgATATGAATGGTGTCATAtcttttgttgaattttaaaaaatgtgaccTTTGTAAATATGTTTAACTTTAATATGTTAATTACTTCTACTGAAGTAAACACCattttgatttcaattgatcgatCTTTTTCAGTGTAAACGGTAGGTTTTTTTGCAGTGTAAATGGTCTGTTTTATTCAGTGTTAACGGTCGTTTTTTTCTCAGTGTACACTAAATTTGATTCAAACGTGAGTGTATATCATGTTCTGTCTTATAAGAATAGTTCTATTTACAATATTCAAGTTTAGACCAAGTTGTATCGTTTTTTTTCGAGATATATATCATGCGATTACACTGTATATCACCAATAATCTGCTCCTTAGGAAACTCCTTAAACGTTTCATgaacaatattgttttttataactGTACAGCCTGAGttaatatacaataaatatatcatTAACAAACAATTAATAATCTATATTTTCAATAGTCAGGTTCATAATGTACTTTAACAAGTCTTTAATCCCTTAAAATGGTATCATCCTTATTAAGAAATAACGTTTGGCATGTACTATAACAGTAACTAtattatagaaattaaggttttATTTATTGTGCGAAATCTTATTCCACTCCTTTTATATGTATGTTGTGTACacgttgtaatgttgtacaaattataatttgtacagattttGTGTACAAGTTGTCAGTGTTTTATGACCAGCTTAACACAAATGGATGATGAAAGCACCTAGTCTTTTGTTTAGcatatgtctgtcatattttcacaactaCATGATACAGTCTAATATTGAGCCTGATACAAACACATTATAAAAACTCAAACAGACTTTTTAAGGATATGATTTTGGTAtaaggagaaaaataaaattataatttaaaccGTCCAGTTTCCAGTTTTAGAACAAGGAGAATAAcactaaatgttaggttgaagAATATACATTTGAATTTAAGACATTAAACTGATACATTTTATAAGATAAACTTTTATTACCTAGCGCAATCAGGTATGTGTCAaaaaacttgtacaaaaaccctgtacaaatcataatttgtacaaacttacatcttgtacacaacatgtACATACCATGCAATTTTATCTCCCTCTTTGATAGCAATATTTTCGTCGGCAGCATTATCATAAGTAACCAAGGTATCTATGTAAGTGTCTACAAAATCAATTGACACTAAATAATCTGATGATAAGGTGACATCATCTTGAATTACAACTAACAACAAATGATCAGCTCGGATaataaaataagcaaaattaacTCTGATGGAGGAATAATACTATTCATTTcttagaatttttattttaaatatagaattttgTATTTCATGTACCTGATTGGATCGCAAACAACAACAAATAGTCGGCTCGGATAATGAAATAAGCACATAATGCTAAtgaaaattttacaatgacaattAAAGTGACATGAAACGTTTGACttgtgaaaataaattgttaattaaattcttgaaccaatgcatgtatatatcataaactaagtCTTCTCTGACacgattttattaatttttttcgcATCCATATCgtattatcataaatttttgttccCACTCAGTTTATTTTGATTTGACTGAAATAcataattgtcgtgttttgaagcctaTTACACATTATGTATTATCAAAACAGCACAATCAGTGCTAAAACACCCGAATTGATACATTTCCCCACAAAAAATATCACAGAAACAATAAGAACACTATACAACCATGCtgtatatttatacataaatcatatgtagtataacgaaatcggagatctatattttaattagattgctaaAGCATGCGATAGACATCAATGAAAGATAAAAGACAGTTTTATGTGTATTCGGATAATGAGTCTTTTAAGTTCACAGATTCGACCAGACCCAGTGCTATTAAAGCCTGAATTGGTTTAAATTATTGAGACAAAAGGACATGCTTACTCACTGATTACTTGCTTTGATTCCACCAACTTGAAGGTCAACCCATAATTTCCCCGTCTATACAATTATAGTCAATTTGATTACCCTATAAGGACACTTGGGACGAGCATGTTTAGCAAATCATATAATCAACAATCCATTAGACAGAAATTAGGTAAATTTatcaaaaccaaagcattaataTACCTGGAATAATAATTGAAGTGAATCCTATAATTCTGTAAGTACTGGTATCTATAGGTCGTAATACTCCGATCTTTAGTGTTCCACTGGCTTTTGCATAAAAGATCCAGGATGTAATCACTCCACAACATGTTATTTCCCATGCCGAATCCATTAATATCGTTATTTTACCTGAAATATGCACATCACTGTAttgaaattttattacattttcataattaatttccCCAAGATCTATTTCATTCAACTTtaactctttttaaaaattgtaagaACAATTAAATTTGCATACTCCCCtaaaagtgggtctcattggggtgtAATCGTGActcgggattgccgattttttgtaagcgtgacacgtgaagtTCAACTTACCGTGCAgtaaaaacgggaaatgaagtctagcgggcaCGGGAAATTactaaaaaatgagaattgcttacgtacatagtgtaaacGAGATACAGGAATCTGATAAAGCAGTAAGCGGGGTCCGGGATGGGAAACCCCAAATGAGACCCccctaaaaaattaaaaatgaaaataaagagtATTTTCTTACCTGCTGCTGTATCTGCATTAGTGTTTAAATTTTCTGGTTCATCATAAGTAAAATAGTTCACATCACAAACtgtaaaaagtatgaaaaagacaaagatatacatgattcaatagatatgttgaaaaaaataaaataatttcaatttggGGAACAtaataacataattttatatttagtaCTGTAAGGCTATTTTCTTCTGACAGACGGCGATTTCATATATATACCTGCCATTTGTTCAGTAATGATTTTATTGGTTACACTCACTTATTCACTTGATGTTTTTGATTGAAATCGGATAGAATTGCAATTTTCATGACCTGATGACagttttttctatttgttttcgtTGGaggaaatattttgtattttttcaaaaagGTTACAACCTCGCTGCTTGAAAAGATGATGAAGTCCCTGTAATTAAAAGGCCATTGAGATCCTATCTATACTTCAATGTTTCACATGCAGTCTGATGTTGAAATAGCATTATGTTTGATGTTGACGGTTTATGTTACTATACTAGATTTACGTTGTGTATACATATAATAGCATACATAGTTGGTTCTATGTTATCAATATCGGGAGGTATACTTTTTCAAACGGTAGTTTcaatgaaaatattatataaattgataaaatCTAAACTTCAGCAAATAACTCCTTCCGACAAAGATAAAGTCGGCCCTTTTGATCATACAACTACGTTATTATACATTCCTTGTTCTTTCGATTTTGATTTTCCTTGTGAAGGTAAATCCGAAAATAGATTCGGatgcatttaatttataaaaagtcaatttcatttcaattttatcaaataccCTTTTTGATCATCAGTTTTGTTGACATGAAGAGCAGCTTtaatataatgataaaaatatgttGTGTACACTCAGTAAGatgaaaattttgtcctgcatttatTTTTTGAACAGTAACAactgtcctgtctttttatttttcacccTATTCGGTccaacccttttttttttacattatttgtcaTCCTACCATTTTTCTGCAAAGTGTCTCATTCTGCCACTTTTTCAAATGTTATCCTAAGCCCCAACCGTATACAAATTAAGTGGTAGCTGCCTGAGTTTATGTTATCTTATATAATATGAGGCTAAAAGGGTTTCAACTGATGTCGTTCTAATGCGTTTTAGCTGTTCTCTGTGTttatgtaattttaatttttaacaaccATTACAAGAACAAATTCATAGATTAGGTTTCAGATTCACTCAATTCGTTTCTTTTGAAGTTGGGGCTTCCCGTTTGAAAATTGTTTGAACTACTAGTATATAAAGAGTGGTACTAGAATAACTAATTTTGCAACAGTACTTATTTTCATAAAGTGTGATGTTAGGTGCATGGTGCACGATGTTTGTCTCATATGTGTCTATATAGTTGCTGCTACGTTTAacacatatataaaataagaatgATTGGCAATGTAacaactctccagaagagacCAAGATAAATTAACCGTTTTAACTATAGGTCACAGAACGACCATCAACAATGACCAAATTTCTTATTGAACTGTCAGCTAtgaaagaccccgaaatgacaaaagtaaagtaattcaaaagagaaaactagatgtggtcgagttgttgtctctttgatgcattacccatttccattcttaattttaaactataaaaatagTTAATTAAAAACGGTCTTAAATCATCAGATAGATACAAAGCAGAAAGGCATTTAGCAAAAACACAGACCGGACGTGGCTGCAGGGTATTCatacatccccacaacaaaaaTTTTTTTAGAGTGCTCGCAGTTGTATTTATATGCTTTTCGAATTTAGAAATTTGAACAATTTGAATCGAAAATTGTATcgcaagaaaaacaaatatgttattgcAAGCAACTGATGTTATTTCTGTGCTTATTTTGTTTACAGGAAATTAAAATTAGAGTAGTATAGTTGAGAGGTTGATGCAGTATACTGTTAACCATAACTCCGTCAGGAATgcgttattaaatgtaatatacaGAATGTTCTGTTATAATTGTCATTTAAATCTCAAATCATTGTCTATAGAATTATTGATTTTAGTTCAAATCTTTGTCTTTAAAATTgtggattttaattttaaatctttgtctttaaattcattgatttcaaatttaatttttgatttccCTTAACGCAAGGATGAAATATAGTATACACAAACATTGCAAAACGAAAACGTACAATATAATAGAATCTAGTGAATCTTTACCCATGGCtttaaaagacaaaatcaaaGGACCCCgattgttcttttaaatgaaaagtaACATTGAGCGTTTTCTGATCCTTTGTAAGCATAACTTGGACACATGATATGTATTTTAATCATATTGGATATAAGTATACTTACAATAATCGCATGTGAAGTCAACTGTAAATACTGCTGCTTCTGATAAAAAATTACTCAAAGAACTTATCGTTATGTATTTAGTTGCTGTCTGCGCAAGTTGTCTATCAGTATAGTAATTACGATGTGTATACGCAGCTTCAGCATCATATATCCTAAGATCAATAGTGTCTGGTTTTTGGTTTCCTGCTAGGGAGTATGTATCATTGTTCTCACCTATTGCTATCATAAGACAGTAATTTGGTATATCTGGTCTATCACCCTTTATTTCGGTAAATATGTCTGTCCATATATACTTCAAGTTTTCTATTGTTTCTACACTTCCGGATCCTCTTAGATCGATGAAGTCATCCAGAGCATCATTTATACCAGTAACTGTACTTTTAGATTTGAAATCAAAAAGTTCAGTCGGAGTAGTCCCATAATAATGACAGGAAAAACGGGTTTGCATGTACCCAACACTGAATGCTGCGACAACTGCCTTCGCAAAATCCACCTGACCCTTCTTTGAGCCTGTTGTTGAAACTTGGCTATCAATAACGAAATAAAATGCGATGTCGTATCTCATTGGAGCACatcctgaaacaaaattaaaaaaaattacaggtaAGTATGCAAACAAATTCAACTTTTTGTAAGGTAGCAAATATCATTTATCATAATTCAAATCATGCCATATAGTGTTTCTTGTATGGTATTAAGTTTTCATCATAAGATGTCTGttcattattattgttttaaatcatGGGGCATTTATTCGATAGTAAATAGTTATATCAGACTCCCATGTTTCATTTCACGCGTAGTTATCTTTTGGTGACAAATCCATtctgtagtatatatatatatatttgatttcaatGCCCTTATCAACCTGTAGGGTGCCAAAAGATCCTTTATGCTATAAGGCACttgttaacgcatcattgtaaatataacggcatttgatgagactgtcatcaaagggagaggtttagcgctataaaaccaggtttaatccaccattttctacatttgaaaatgcctgtatcaagtcaggaatatgacagttcttgtccattcgttttttatgtgttttgttattccatgtgattatggactttccgattggattttcctttaagttcagtatttttgtgattttactttttttgtaatacaTATAAACAATCATCAAAGATTAAATGGACaatagaaattgggaatgtgtcaaagagacaacaacgcgACCAAGAGCCGAAAACAGTTGAACGCCAACAATGGGTTTTCAATACAACGCAAAAATCCCGCACCCGCAGACGCGTTTCAACTAGTCctttagttcagtgataatgaatgcaaAAAATATGcagcggggtttaacatgtttttgagatctcaaatctcccctttacctctagccaatgtaaaaaaaaaaaacacacagcaatactCCCAGTGAAACTCATTTCAAAAGAAGcccgagtctgatgtcaggataggtaacaaaagaaacaaaaaatgacaatgatacataaaataacaaaggactactagcagttaataacaagtcagctccagacctcaattgaactgattgaaagattatgtcttcatcatattaaTATCAAGCATAATCCCTTCTGTATGAGTTTGATTATCATGCTATTTTAAATATacaagaagaacataacccgttgCATGCCAACAccttgttttagaataaatgtgttattatttacgatgcaaagaccatataagtgaatcaatattaaagccaaaatatgctaTCGTTAATGACCTGGCAACAGAATCGTAATTATATCCATTCTTAGTACgtctttttaaaggttttgtGAGGTCAACGCAAACATTTTTGTGCATTGTAAAGactattaccataaaatattggatatgaaatacctgaacgtattagattTATAGTACGAATGATGTTCCTGTACCGAGGATAaaattttgttaatgttttgactagtttgtgatatcgaaaaccctggtgtaattcTTTTTCTCTCAGTAAAACATTAATTTCTTttgctaaaatctaatacgttgttacacaCACGAGTGAACCTATATAAAAACCATACGATGGTGAGTCACCATCTAATAGGAAATGAAACATTATCTCTATCATCATTAATTTTGGTATTgtgcttcccgttaatgatatatatatcaagatccaggaaagggcagtaTAATAtgcattgttagtattagctttatttaaggTTATTTTAACCGGATAAATCTCTTTAGTGTAAATATTGAAGTCGTCATTACtaagagccaatatatcatccaaatattttaaattattattaaattaattttagtcataaattgtaactcataacaatgcagagacaggtccgcaat
This genomic window from Mytilus galloprovincialis chromosome 9, xbMytGall1.hap1.1, whole genome shotgun sequence contains:
- the LOC143045619 gene encoding uncharacterized protein LOC143045619 isoform X1 → MDIRKMVTFFILGILLVINIDTSEAGCAPMRYDIAFYFVIDSQVSTTGSKKGQVDFAKAVVAAFSVGYMQTRFSCHYYGTTPTELFDFKSKSTVTGINDALDDFIDLRGSGSVETIENLKYIWTDIFTEIKGDRPDIPNYCLMIAIGENNDTYSLAGNQKPDTIDLRIYDAEAAYTHRNYYTDRQLAQTATKYITISSLSNFLSEAAVFTVDFTCDYFCDVNYFTYDEPENLNTNADTAAGKITILMDSAWEITCCGVITSWIFYAKASGTLKIGVLRPIDTSTYRIIGFTSIIIPDTYIDTLVTYDNAADENIAIKEGDKIAWYSSGANIISYATCTTTTRSDCPQTTRQVTYSGELETGETIDISSTSPIANKAWALKFTTKNNTEIIIRTNENETELEENTAVGKSAIFLTIEDPDAFEDYLFTVSGDLDHLELNIETMTLDLKKKWPPGGVDKPQVVTIVGTDTCQHTSTVTLTVNSYNEPPIINNLPHIIEILETTKTALPLFQINVTDATRDEICCTMPFTLPNTFNFELKNTTDVYGNVTGFWLYTIAAPAFEYSDIDSYRVFVCCQDPYGSSYSYLILRLTEVKIIEPYVPPDWFFRALILSLTPIGLMTAVSCFTLLFTVFWL
- the LOC143045619 gene encoding uncharacterized protein LOC143045619 isoform X2, with the protein product MDIRKMVTFFILGILLVINIDTSEAGCAPMRYDIAFYFVIDSQVSTTGSKKGQVDFAKAVVAAFSVGYMQTRFSCHYYGTTPTELFDFKSKSTVTGINDALDDFIDLRGSGSVETIENLKYIWTDIFTEIKGDRPDIPNYCLMIAIGENNDTYSLAGNQKPDTIDLRIYDAEAAYTHRNYYTDRQLAQTATKYITISSLSNFLSEAAVFTVDFTCDYFCDVNYFTYDEPENLNTNADTAAGKITILMDSAWEITCCGVITSWIFYAKASGTLKIGVLRPIDTSTYRIIGFTSIIIPDTYIDTLVTYDNAADENIAIKEGDKIAWYSSGANIISYATCTTTTRSDCPQTTRQVTYSGELETGETIDISSTSPIANKAWALKFTTKNNTEIIIRTNENETELEENTAVGKSAIFLTIEDPDAFEDYLFTVSGDLDHLELNIETMTLDLKKKWPPGGVDKPQVVTIVGTDTCQHTSTVTLTVNSYNEPPIINNLPHIIKILETTKTTVPLF